Within the Maridesulfovibrio bastinii DSM 16055 genome, the region CTTGTTTTTATCGGGGATGAATTTAAAGGGTGTAAACCAGAATCAGGCGCATTGTGCGATCTGGCTCCAACGTTATTGAATGAAATAGGAATTGAAATTCCTAAAGAAATGACCGGTAAAGTACTTATTAAGAGTGAATAAAATGTCTCAATCACGTAAACCCATGTCCCCTGTGCGCCCGACTGGAATGGAAATAATTTTTCTTTATTCCTGCCCTTATTGTGAGCGTCAGGTTCCTTTGATATCCCCAACACAGCCTTCTGTTATTCAGTGTGATGCTTGTCGCAGAGAGTTTCCAATAATTCCTGTAGATGAAAAGAACATTCGTTTTTACAAAGCTATGCTGGCAAATGGTAATGCCGCAATTGATCCTGATTTTGCGTAGTATGAATTATGTAACCAAATATCGTGGCTCAGTTCTTATGCTCTGATTCAATTATTTGATTTTTAAATATAGCATGAAAGTAAGAATCTAAGGCCGATAAAGTTGATTTAAAGTATCTAGTAGCTCGGATAATGCAGATTTAGTCGTTTTAAATAAAGACTGAAATTGTTTTATCCGAGCTTTTTTTGACCTGAAATAAAATTTAACCTTCAATTTAAGATAATGCTATGAATAACAGTTTGAGATTGTGGATTCTTGCAATGCGCCCCAAAACTCTTCCTGCTGCGGTTTGTCCGGTTCTTGTAGGAAGTGCCCTTGCTGTACAGGCAAATAGGTTTCAATTCATCCCAGCCACCCTATGCTTATTGTTCGCTTTATTTATTCAGATCGGTACAAATTTTGCCAACGATTACTATGACTATATTAAGGGTGCTGATACCGAAGAACGTCAGGGGCCCAAAAGAATGACAGCTTCCGGATTAATTCCTCTTAACCGTATGAAAATTATGACAGCTGTTATTTTTTTTATGGCGTTCCTGTTTGGAGTAGGACTTCTCCCTTTTGGAGGATGGTGGCTGCTTTTGGTAGGAATAATTTCCATCATGCTTGGTTATGGATATACTGCGGGTCCTTTTCCTCTTTCATATTTAGGTCTTGGTGAAATTTTTGTTATGATCTTTTTTGGTTGGGTTGCTGTTTGCTGTACTTATCTTGTTCAGGCCGGCAACATTTCATTTCTTTCGTTTCTTGGGGGTACTGCTGTCGGAGCCTTGAGTACAAATCTGCTAGTCATAAATAATCATCGGGATGTTGAAACAGATATCAAAGCTGATAAAAAAACTTTGGCAGTCAGGTTCGGGCGAGGATTTTCTGCTTTTGAATATCGTGTCTGGTTTTTGGTGGCTTTGATATGTACCATTGTGATGGCGATTGCTCTCAAGTCTGTCTGGATTTTTTTGCCCTTGATATCTCTTCCGCTAGCTATAAAGCTTAGTAAAATGATTGGAAAACCTCAGACCGGAAAAGTTTATATTGCTATGCTTGGCAAGACTTCTATTGTGATGGTCCTATATTGTGTGCTTTTAAGTATTGGGCTCATATTTAGCTGAAGAATTTTTTAAAAATTGAAATTAATATCATCTAAAAAGTCCCCATTGCAGTGAGCAATGGGGACTTTTGTATTCTAAATTAACTATGCTTTTTTGCTTGGCATTATCTGTAGTATAAGTTTCTACCACCAACTGTGAGAAAAGCCTGATGAAGATTTCTACGAACATCACGCCTATCCCATATATCCTGAATATGTCCTCTGGCCAAAGCATTGTAAGCAGAATGATAATCCGGTGGAATATCAAGACCTGTTGTCTCTTTGATAACCCCCGGTCCGGCAAAACCGATACGGGACGATCTCACCGCGTACTGGTATGGAGAGCAGCCGAGGAAGCTTGCAACCGGTCCGGCATAAGAGTTTGTGTCATACAGAACTATATATAAACCGCCTGACTCAATGTAGCGGCGTACAGCAAGGGTACAGCGGGGCATTTGTATAAGTCCGTTAGTACCTTCCTGAATTCTTATTCCTGCTGTTCCATGAACATATGCGAGGAACGGGTAACGTTTTTTACCAGCCAGTTCTAAAGCTCTGACAAATTTTTCACCTTCAGCTGCACCAACAGAGCCTCCTCTGAATGGAGCTGCAAGTGTCGCGCAAATTACCCTTGTATGCTTGATTTTAGCTTCAAAGGTTAAACATCCACTCTGTAATCCAGTCTTTGCTTTAGCTGCATCCAACCGTTCCTGATAGTTTGGAAAGTTGGTGGGGTTACCTGAACAAATTGATTTGTTGAATTCACGAACACTTCCCCAATCGAAAAGATTGGCAATGTACCATCTGTATTCCATCGGGAAATGATGTCCGCATGTTGGGCAGACTCCAGCAAATTCATCAAAGAGGTCACGGGCCCATATTTCTAGGCAGCCGTGTGTTTCTGCATTAGGGCAGGTTATTTCACGGTCTTCTGATGCTCTGGGGCTTACATAATGACGGTATTCTGCCGGTGGTCTCTGTTCTTCAACATCTTCTGAAAGCTTAGTCAGTTCAAATTCTACTTCCTGACTAGATTTTCCTGAAAATCCTATTTTTTCAGCGGCAACCTGCTTAAACTGATCCATTTTGTTAGTAACAACATGGAACTCATCTTTGGCTTCTTCGGCAAAACGCTGAATTTTTGATTGATACTTCTTTATCAGGTCGTAGCGAATTGTTGAGTAGGCGGCTGCCATAGTATCAACTTTTGCTGAATTGATTTTTTCAAGAAGGGTACGGTTGTCAGCGTATGCGTGCTGGCTCATGCGGCGATATTTTTTATATCTTTTCCAGAGCAGACGCTCTTTGGCACTGGAGTTTATCGACCAGCGCACAAACACAGATTCTGACCCCTGTGTTGCTTTTTTATGATGTTTTATTGCTGCACCGCGGAAAAAGCAGAATCCTTTAGTATTCAGAACAACTTCATCCGTTGCTCTGATTACTTCTGAACGCAGTTCCTTGAAAAAATCGAAATGATTTGGTCTGGCTCCTAACGGTGGTTCTTCAAGAACTCCATCTATATATCCGAATCTTAAGTTATCATGTGCGGTGATACATTGATGCTTTGCACATGTTTCTATCAATTCCTGCGGAGCACGTTCACCGCGTTTAACTCTTCCCTCGATAGCTGCGGCACCTTCAGGTGAGATAACAGAGTAATAGCCGTGTGATAGCATGAGGCGTTTATCTGCCATAGCTATAGCTTCAGCTCCACCTGATCCTCCTTCTGAAATTACAGAAATAATAGGAACATCAAGGCCGCACATTTCGTAAATATTTTCTGCTATCTGCTGGGCTGCTCCGGGATAATCCTCAATAGGATATGAACCGGGAGTAAAAACATAGGTATGAATAGGAATATTTTCTCTGGCGGCAACTTTCATATAGCGCAGAGCATTTGCATTACCCCACGGTTTTATCGAGCCTCCGTTACGGAATTCCTGTCCATGGCCTTTTTCCTGGCCGACAACCATTACAGGCTGGTTATGAACTTTTTTACCAATTCTTCTGGTGATGTATGCGCGGGCGATGACCATACCCGGATCAATGCTCATATCATCTTTACCACCGACTTCTGTATAATTGTCGTAGACATTTTCCAGTATGTCTTTGAGGCAGATGCGTTCAGAATGGCGTACAATACGAACTTTATCCATGGGGGTAAGTGAAGAGTCTATGTCTTTTTCCAGCACAGCAAGGCTTTCACTTAAAGCATTGAGCTTATCCCACAGCTCGTTCAGACTAATATTGATATTTTTATCCAGAAAGGTTTCAAGCTTATGGTTGAATGCAGTCAGTCTTTTATCCTCTTTTTGACCGAGAATATCCTGTGCATAGGCTACTCGCTTTTGAAGACCTTCCAGTTTTTTTTCTATATCCATAGCTATCTTTAAAATTCCAATAAGTTGTTTGTTTTTTCAGCCAGAAATTCAAGGTTGGATTTAAGGGCAACTTCTTTGCGATCTTTTCCTTTAAGAACAAAATCTTCAAGAAATTCGTGACCTCTTGATTTCGCTTCCGCAAGGTCTTTACCCCAGATAATTGCCAGAGCAAGGTTGGGGTCGAATTCTGTCGGAATCTGATAAGGCAGATCTTTCGGAATATGAGTGTGCATTTTCAGCCATTCTTTTTCTTCCCAGTGAAGCTCATGAATCTGGCCGGCCCATGGTGCGAATTTGTTATCGGTATCTTCCGCAATTATTCGATATTCGATGCCTACACCATCAAATGTGACATCTTCCTGCGAGTATCCCATCTCTTCACCAAGAGCGAGACGGATCTGTTCACGAATAAGGTTGACGTTGTTTTTACCTTTAATGCGGGAAATAGCCGCTGAAACACCATTTTCTACCTGAATTCTGGTATTGACTTCCATAAGGAAAGGTTCCCCTACAGGGGTCACAATCCATTCCCATGTACCCACGTTGTCATATTTAATTTCGCGGGCCATGTTTAATGAGTGCTCGACAATATCATCAAGAACTTTTTGTGCATCGAAAGAGTAGGCGAAACCTTCAGGAAAAAATCCCGGAGCTACTTCAATTCGTTTCTGTCTGCCTGGACTTTGTACCGAGCAGTTTCTAGTTCCGAAATGGACATGGTTTAATCCTGTTCTTTCAGAAACCATTTGAACTTCAAGATGGTTGAAGTTAAAAATGCGCTGTTCAATCAGAACTCCTTCATCATTGAAGGTACGCATAGAGTAGTTCCTGATTCTACGGTATACTTGGCGAAATTCGTCTATACTGTATACCTCGTCTATGCCCATTCCACCTCCGCCGGCAGAGGCTTTTACGAGAACTACAGGGCGTTTGACACCTTGTTTTTTCTGAAAATCGAATAAATTAGCGGCAATCTCTTCTGCTTCCAGTTCATCATATATTGCCCTGTCAGAGCCCGGTATCGTAGGCACACCAAGTTTTCTGGCAAGTCTTTTGGTATTGATTTTATCTCCGAGGTCTCTGATAACCCACCATGATGGTCCTATGAAAGTCATTGGACGGTCACGTTCTGTAACTCTGCGTGCGAAACGGAAGTTTTCAGAGAAAAAACCATATCCGGGATGAATGGCTGTGCAGTGGGTTTCATCAGCTACGGAGAGAATGTCACCCGCGTCATTATAAGATCTTATTTTATAGGCGGCTTTTGCTCCGCCAAGTTTTCTAGCTACATTTATATGGCCTGAATTTTTATCTTCTTCAGTGTAAACACTTACAAATTCAAGCCCGAGGTCCTTACTGGCCTCCATAATACGAACGGCTATTTCGCCTCTGTTTGCAATTAGAATTTTATCTTTTTTGGAATTCACTGTGATTTCCCTGATTCTTTCTGTTTATATCTTGTATAAGGAAAAAGTTATTTTCTATTTGGCATAAAGAGCCGCCACCGTTTTAAGGCATATGACAACGCTGTCAAGTTAAATGAATTTGCCGACACCAGCGTCTTTATACCTGTGAGGCAACTATTCCTTAATTCGTGATAGGGTATCCTGTTTGTGACAGTATAACATATCGGAATTGCAATATTCCTCACGCGGTTTGTATTTAATACTGTAAAAGTCTGTAAATTTCCAGAATATAGATAATTTTTTACATTCGTTAGAGTATGTTTAACTGAAACATTATAAAAATAAAAAAGCCTGCGGAAATCCGCAGGCTTTAGATGTTGTAAATCAGCTGTTTTTAGTCGAGGCCAAGAAAACCGGCCACAGCTCCTGTAATATCTTTACTTTCTTTGCTGTGCTGATGTCTATTTTGTTTATTGAGGGCCTCAGCTTCAGCAAGCATTTTTTTACGCTTTGCTGTGCAGGCGGCTATAACAGGATCAAGGTCAACTTTTTGTTCCTCAGGAATATTAAGTGACGCTATAAAATTTACCGTGTCAGCTTTTTTGGTTTCATCAAATTTATCCTGCATAATAGACATTCTGGTGTACTTCATAATATGCGGCAGGGCTTTTTCATCCTGACCTATTTCATGGTATGCCCGTGCCAGTTTGCGATGGGCCAGACGTTGATGTCCCTCATCAGAGGTATATTGCAGGCCTTTTTTGATAACTTTAATAGCCTTTTCAGGCTTGCCTTCTCTGATGTAGCAATCGCCAAGCATAATATAGCTTGGACCATATTCAGGGTTTGTCTTGATTGCTTTTTCAAAATAAGTTGATGCGGCCTGATCACAGTTAAGCATGAATGCCATTGTGCCGGTCTGATGCAGACCGAGAACTTCTTCTTTTGGCGCGCAACCGGCAATCGCCAGACCTATAAGAACTGCAATAGCAGCTTTTCCTGACCTTTTTATTAAAGGTGAGATCATTTCTGATTTCATTTGGTGCTTATTCTCCATTGGGACGGTTTATTTTTTGTCACCGCCATCCGGTATTTAATGCCCTAAACTTTTCAAATGGGCAAGGGTCAGTACACCATGGGTATTTCATTCCAATTGGTAGTATAATTGTCCGACTTAAAATTTTGTTTCATCTTCCAGTTTTGTTCAATTCCTTCAGACGCGTACTTAAGAGTGCCACTTCCAAATTTAGCATTTGTTTTATCCACAATTTTCATTAAATTTTCAAATTTCTGTGTAGCTGAGCTGTTTTCATATTCATTGAAGCTAATCTGTCTGCCCGACCTGTCAAGCAGGTTGGTTAGCATAACACCTGCTTTTTTGAATGAATACCCCTTTTTGAATATTCTGTTCAAAGCGTATATCGCTTTTGATGTTATCCATGGTGTATAATCCGTTTCAGGGTATAAATGTAAGCATATGGAGTTAGAATATTGAGGCATGTTTTTATGAGGATTTGTCATTAAAAAAACTGTAATCGCACCGGCTAATGAATTTTGCCTGCGGAGCTTTTCTGTGGCTCGGGCTGTATAACTCGAAACGGCTTCTTCAAGCTGTTGAATATCTGAAATTTGTCTTCCGAATGATCTGGAGGAGACAATTGCTTTTTTCGCAGGTGGAGCGTCTTCAAGCGCAATGCATGAAATTCCGCGTAACTCCAAAGCTGTTCTTAGTCCTGTTACTGTCAGTTTTTCTCTGAGCCAAAGATCAGGAAGATCTCTGAATTCTCTGGCGTTATTAATGCCTTTCTGGTTCAATTTATAAGCGTTTTTACGTCCTATCCCCCAGATTTCACTGACAGGGGTGAGCTCCAGTACTTTATCACAGGCATAACCTGGAATGACCGTAAAAATTCCAGATGATGTGAATTTTTTTGCAAATCTGTTGGCCAGTTTCGCTAGTGTCTTTGTCGGCCCGAAACCTACCGATATGGGAATTCCTGTCCATTGAAGTACTTTTTGACGTATTTCTATTCCGAGTAAATCGACTTTTTGTATTTCAGATTCGCTGATTGAAATAAATGATTCATCAATAGAGTATATCTCAGTTTCCGGACTGAAAGTTTCAAGAGTGTTTGAAACCCTCCGGGACATATCACCGTAAAGGGCATAGTTTGATGAAAAAAAGCGTACTCCATATTTATTGAAAAAATGTTTTGCTTTGAACGCTGGCATTCCCATTTCTATTCCAATTTTTTTGGCTTCCTGTGACCTTGAAATGATACAACCGTCATTGTTTGAGAGTATGACAACAGGTACATTCTGTATTGAAGGATTAAATACTCTTTCACATGAAACATAAAAATTATTGCAGTCTGCAAGAGCAAAAAGCTTCATCTTGAAGCCTTATGAATAATATAGGTAACGACTCCCCAGATTTCGAATGAGGTTTCTTCATGAATTTCAAAGTGAGGGTATGCATCATTTTCCGGAATCAGAAAAAGTTTTCCAGCCCTTGTTTTTAAGCGTTTTACGGTTAGCTCCCCATTTAATGCTGCTATGATGATAGAACCATTTTGGGCAGAGATAGATCTGTCGACTATGAGGATGTCGTTATCACTTATATTTGCCCCAATCATGGAGTCGCCGCATGCACGAACAAAAAAAGTTGCAGTTGGATTTCCTATCAGATGTTCATTAAGATCTAGATTGCGGTCAAGATAGTCATCAGCCGGTGAAGGAAATCCTGCTGATACGGGATTAAGGTATAAGGGCAGCTTACATCTGGTTGATGTTTTTAGCTGAAATATCTGATTCTTAAATTTATTTATGCAGGACATGTTTATTTTATATTGACTAAAGTTGTTTAATGTCAACTAAAAATAAACATTGTCTTTTATAATAAGAAAATCCCGTAACTGAAAATTACAGCTACGGGATTAACTCTATAATTTTTTAGAAATTTTTATTTTCCATCCATACAGCTGGCAACCAGCTCTCCTAGAACTGCATCGGCAGTGTCATGCGGAACCTGACATGTTCCGACCTGCTTATGGCCGCCTCCGCCATATTTTAACAGCAGGCTGCCTACATCTACTGAACTTGTTCTATTTAGAATGCTGTGCCCAACAGAAAAAACAGTGTTTTGTTTCTGTTTTCCCCACATAACCTGAATACTTATATTTGTCTCAGGATACATGGAATAAACAGTAAATCTGTTTCCAGGGAAAATTTCTTCCTGCTCACGAAGATCAATAACTATTACATTAGCGAAAACTTCTGTACAGTCCATGAGCATTTTTCTGAATTGGCGATCCCGTTCGTAATAAAGGTTTATACGCTCACGAACATCAGGGTGGGCAAGAATCTTATCAATTGGCATTTTTCTGCAATAATCGATAAGATTTTCCATTAGCTGGTAATTGCTTACATTGAAATGTCTGTATCTGCCGAGACCTGTTCTGGGATCCATAATGAATCCGAGAAGTATCCATCCGCTTGGATTTTCGATCTCTTCCGGGGTTAAATCACCACTGTCGACTTTATCAACATACGTGAGCATCTCGTCAAATTTGTTGCCAAATTTTTCATGACCGCCGAAGTATTCCCAAACAACCCTGGCGCAACTTTTTTCAGGCTTGGACATTCCTTTGAATTCCATAGATTGTCCCAGACGCTCATCTTCGCTTGAATGATGGTCAAACCAATAGCCGCAACCTTCAATGTATGGAACATTAGCTACTATATCGTTGGGATCTCCAGGATATTTGCCGTCCTGC harbors:
- a CDS encoding 1,4-dihydroxy-2-naphthoate polyprenyltransferase produces the protein MNNSLRLWILAMRPKTLPAAVCPVLVGSALAVQANRFQFIPATLCLLFALFIQIGTNFANDYYDYIKGADTEERQGPKRMTASGLIPLNRMKIMTAVIFFMAFLFGVGLLPFGGWWLLLVGIISIMLGYGYTAGPFPLSYLGLGEIFVMIFFGWVAVCCTYLVQAGNISFLSFLGGTAVGALSTNLLVINNHRDVETDIKADKKTLAVRFGRGFSAFEYRVWFLVALICTIVMAIALKSVWIFLPLISLPLAIKLSKMIGKPQTGKVYIAMLGKTSIVMVLYCVLLSIGLIFS
- a CDS encoding carboxyl transferase domain-containing protein, encoding MDIEKKLEGLQKRVAYAQDILGQKEDKRLTAFNHKLETFLDKNINISLNELWDKLNALSESLAVLEKDIDSSLTPMDKVRIVRHSERICLKDILENVYDNYTEVGGKDDMSIDPGMVIARAYITRRIGKKVHNQPVMVVGQEKGHGQEFRNGGSIKPWGNANALRYMKVAARENIPIHTYVFTPGSYPIEDYPGAAQQIAENIYEMCGLDVPIISVISEGGSGGAEAIAMADKRLMLSHGYYSVISPEGAAAIEGRVKRGERAPQELIETCAKHQCITAHDNLRFGYIDGVLEEPPLGARPNHFDFFKELRSEVIRATDEVVLNTKGFCFFRGAAIKHHKKATQGSESVFVRWSINSSAKERLLWKRYKKYRRMSQHAYADNRTLLEKINSAKVDTMAAAYSTIRYDLIKKYQSKIQRFAEEAKDEFHVVTNKMDQFKQVAAEKIGFSGKSSQEVEFELTKLSEDVEEQRPPAEYRHYVSPRASEDREITCPNAETHGCLEIWARDLFDEFAGVCPTCGHHFPMEYRWYIANLFDWGSVREFNKSICSGNPTNFPNYQERLDAAKAKTGLQSGCLTFEAKIKHTRVICATLAAPFRGGSVGAAEGEKFVRALELAGKKRYPFLAYVHGTAGIRIQEGTNGLIQMPRCTLAVRRYIESGGLYIVLYDTNSYAGPVASFLGCSPYQYAVRSSRIGFAGPGVIKETTGLDIPPDYHSAYNALARGHIQDIWDRRDVRRNLHQAFLTVGGRNLYYR
- a CDS encoding biotin carboxylase N-terminal domain-containing protein, whose amino-acid sequence is MNSKKDKILIANRGEIAVRIMEASKDLGLEFVSVYTEEDKNSGHINVARKLGGAKAAYKIRSYNDAGDILSVADETHCTAIHPGYGFFSENFRFARRVTERDRPMTFIGPSWWVIRDLGDKINTKRLARKLGVPTIPGSDRAIYDELEAEEIAANLFDFQKKQGVKRPVVLVKASAGGGGMGIDEVYSIDEFRQVYRRIRNYSMRTFNDEGVLIEQRIFNFNHLEVQMVSERTGLNHVHFGTRNCSVQSPGRQKRIEVAPGFFPEGFAYSFDAQKVLDDIVEHSLNMAREIKYDNVGTWEWIVTPVGEPFLMEVNTRIQVENGVSAAISRIKGKNNVNLIREQIRLALGEEMGYSQEDVTFDGVGIEYRIIAEDTDNKFAPWAGQIHELHWEEKEWLKMHTHIPKDLPYQIPTEFDPNLALAIIWGKDLAEAKSRGHEFLEDFVLKGKDRKEVALKSNLEFLAEKTNNLLEF
- a CDS encoding tetratricopeptide repeat protein gives rise to the protein MKSEMISPLIKRSGKAAIAVLIGLAIAGCAPKEEVLGLHQTGTMAFMLNCDQAASTYFEKAIKTNPEYGPSYIMLGDCYIREGKPEKAIKVIKKGLQYTSDEGHQRLAHRKLARAYHEIGQDEKALPHIMKYTRMSIMQDKFDETKKADTVNFIASLNIPEEQKVDLDPVIAACTAKRKKMLAEAEALNKQNRHQHSKESKDITGAVAGFLGLD
- a CDS encoding Y-family DNA polymerase produces the protein MKLFALADCNNFYVSCERVFNPSIQNVPVVILSNNDGCIISRSQEAKKIGIEMGMPAFKAKHFFNKYGVRFFSSNYALYGDMSRRVSNTLETFSPETEIYSIDESFISISESEIQKVDLLGIEIRQKVLQWTGIPISVGFGPTKTLAKLANRFAKKFTSSGIFTVIPGYACDKVLELTPVSEIWGIGRKNAYKLNQKGINNAREFRDLPDLWLREKLTVTGLRTALELRGISCIALEDAPPAKKAIVSSRSFGRQISDIQQLEEAVSSYTARATEKLRRQNSLAGAITVFLMTNPHKNMPQYSNSICLHLYPETDYTPWITSKAIYALNRIFKKGYSFKKAGVMLTNLLDRSGRQISFNEYENSSATQKFENLMKIVDKTNAKFGSGTLKYASEGIEQNWKMKQNFKSDNYTTNWNEIPMVY
- a CDS encoding LexA family protein; its protein translation is MSCINKFKNQIFQLKTSTRCKLPLYLNPVSAGFPSPADDYLDRNLDLNEHLIGNPTATFFVRACGDSMIGANISDNDILIVDRSISAQNGSIIIAALNGELTVKRLKTRAGKLFLIPENDAYPHFEIHEETSFEIWGVVTYIIHKASR
- a CDS encoding exopolyphosphatase, giving the protein MRLLTRSDFDGLACAVLLTDIGIMDNWLFVHPKDVQDGKYPGDPNDIVANVPYIEGCGYWFDHHSSEDERLGQSMEFKGMSKPEKSCARVVWEYFGGHEKFGNKFDEMLTYVDKVDSGDLTPEEIENPSGWILLGFIMDPRTGLGRYRHFNVSNYQLMENLIDYCRKMPIDKILAHPDVRERINLYYERDRQFRKMLMDCTEVFANVIVIDLREQEEIFPGNRFTVYSMYPETNISIQVMWGKQKQNTVFSVGHSILNRTSSVDVGSLLLKYGGGGHKQVGTCQVPHDTADAVLGELVASCMDGK